Proteins from one Panicum virgatum strain AP13 chromosome 7K, P.virgatum_v5, whole genome shotgun sequence genomic window:
- the LOC120642072 gene encoding 5-methyltetrahydropteroyltriglutamate--homocysteine methyltransferase 1-like isoform X2 produces MTKWFDTNYHFIVPELGPSTKFSYASHKAVSEYKEAKLGIDTAPVLIGPVSYLLLSKPAKGVEKSFSLLSLLGSILPIYKEVVIELKAAGASWIQFDEPTLVKDLDAHELAAFASAYAELELALSGLNVLIETYFADIPAESYKTLTSLSGVTAYGFDLIRGAKTLDLIRSSFPSGKYLFAGVVDGRNIWADDLAASLSTLQSLEAVAGKDKLVVSTSCSLMHTAVDLVNEAKLDDEIKSWLAFAAQKVVEVNALAKALAGQKDEAYFAANVAALASRKSSPRVTNEEVQKVVAALKGSDHRRATNVSARLDAQQKKLNLAVLPTTTIGSFPQTMELRRVRREYKAKKISEEEYVSAIKEEISKVVKIQEELDIDVLVHGEPERNDMVEYFGEQLSGFAFTDNGWVQSYGSRCVKPPIIYGDVGRPNPMTVFWSKMAQSMTSRPMKGMLTGPATILNWSFVRNDQPRFETCYQIALAIKKEVEDLEAAGIQVIQIDEAALREGLPLRKSEHAFYLDWAVHSFRITNCGVQDTTQIHTHMCYSNFNDIIHSIIDMDADVITIENSRSDEKLLSVFHEGVKYGAGIGPGVYDIHSPRIPTTEEIADRINKMLAVLDTNILWVNPDCGLKTRKYTEVKPALTNMVSATKLIRTQLASAK; encoded by the exons CTTGGCATTGATACTGCCCCAGTGCTTATTGGACCAGTCTCCTACTTGTTGCTCTCTAAACCTGCCAAGGGTGTGGAGAAATCGTTCTCTCTTCTTTCACTTCTTGGTAGCATCCTTCCCATCTACAA GGAGGTTGTCATTGAGCTGAAGGCAGCCGGTGCTTCATGGATTCAATTTGATGAGCCTACCCTTGTTAAGGACCTTGATGCTCACGAATTGGCTGCATTCGCTTCAGCATATGCTGAACTAGAGTTAGCACTCTCTGGATTGAATGTGCTTATCGAGACATACTTTGCAGATATTCCTGCGGAATCCTACAA AACCCTCACATCCTTGAGTGGTGTGACTGCTTATGGTTTCGATCTTATCCGTGGGGCAAAGACACTTGATCTTATTAGGAGCAGCTTTCCCTCTGGAAAATACCTTTTTGCTGGAGTTGTAGATGGGCGGAACATTTGGGCTGATGATCTTGCTGCCTCTCTCAGCACTCTTCAGTCTCTTGAGGCTGTTGCTGGCAAGG ACAAGCTTGTGGTGTCAACCTCCTGCTCGCTGATGCACACTGCTGTTGATCTTGTTAACGAGGCTAAGCTCGATGATGAGATCAAATCATGGCTCGCATTTGCTGCCCAGAAGGTGGTTGAGGTTAATGCCCTTGCCAAGGCTTTGGCAGGTCAAAAGGACGAG GCTTACTTTGCAGCCAATGTTGCTGCTCTGGCCTCAAGGAAGTCATCACCTAGAGTGACAAATGAGGAGGTCCAGAAGGTG GTAGCTGCTTTGAAGGGCTCTGACCACCGCCGTGCTACCAATGTTTCTGCTAGATTAGATGCTCAGCAGAAAAAGCTCAACCTTGCTGTCCTTCCAACAACTACAATTGGTTCATTCCCTCAGACTATGGAGCTCAGGAGGGTCCGCCGTGAGTACAAGGCAAAGAA GATCTCTGAGGAGGAATACGTCAGTGCCATCAAGGAAGAAATCAGCAAGGTTGTCAAGATCCAAGAGGAGCTTGACATCGATGTGCTTGTGCATGGAGAGCCTGAG AGGAATGACATGGTTGAGTACTTTGGTGAGCAATTGTCTGGTTTTGCATTCACTGACAACGGATGGGTGCAATCTTATGGATCACGTTGTGTGAAGCCACCCATTATCTATGGTGATGTCGGCCGCCCCAACCCCATGACTGTCTTCTGGTCCAAGATGGCACAAAGCATGACCTCTCGCCCAATGAAGGGAATGTTGACTGGCCCGGCCACAATCCTCAACTGGTCATTTGTCAGGAACGACCAGCCGAG GTTTGAGACATGCTACCAAATAGCTCTTGCAATCAAAAAGGAGGTTGAGGATCTTGAGGCTGCTGGTATTCA GGTGATCCAGATCGATGAGGCGGCTCTAAGGGAGGGCTTGCCCCTGCGCAAGTCAGAGCATGCATTCTACCTGGACTGGGCTGTCCACTCTTTCAGAATCACCAACTGTGGGGTCCAGGACACCACTCAG ATCCACACACACATGTGCTACTCCAACTTCAACGATATCATCCACTCCATCATCGACATGGATGCCGATGTTATCACCATCGAGAATTCTCGTtctgatgaaaagctcctctcCGTATTCCATGAGGGTGTGAAGTACGGTGCTGGCATCGGCCCAGGTGTCTATGACATCCACTCTCCTAGGATCCCCACCACCGAGGAGATCGCTGACCGCATTAACAAGATGCTTGCTGTGCTTGACACCAACATCCTATGGGTGAACCCTGACTGTGGTCTCAAGACCCGCAAGTACACGGAGGTGAAGCCCGCCCTGACCAACATGGTTTCTGCCACCAAGCTCATCCGCACCCAGCTTGCCAGCGCGAAATGA
- the LOC120642072 gene encoding 5-methyltetrahydropteroyltriglutamate--homocysteine methyltransferase 1-like isoform X1: protein MTKWFDTNYHFIVPELGPSTKFSYASHKAVSEYKEAKVLGIDTAPVLIGPVSYLLLSKPAKGVEKSFSLLSLLGSILPIYKEVVIELKAAGASWIQFDEPTLVKDLDAHELAAFASAYAELELALSGLNVLIETYFADIPAESYKTLTSLSGVTAYGFDLIRGAKTLDLIRSSFPSGKYLFAGVVDGRNIWADDLAASLSTLQSLEAVAGKDKLVVSTSCSLMHTAVDLVNEAKLDDEIKSWLAFAAQKVVEVNALAKALAGQKDEAYFAANVAALASRKSSPRVTNEEVQKVVAALKGSDHRRATNVSARLDAQQKKLNLAVLPTTTIGSFPQTMELRRVRREYKAKKISEEEYVSAIKEEISKVVKIQEELDIDVLVHGEPERNDMVEYFGEQLSGFAFTDNGWVQSYGSRCVKPPIIYGDVGRPNPMTVFWSKMAQSMTSRPMKGMLTGPATILNWSFVRNDQPRFETCYQIALAIKKEVEDLEAAGIQVIQIDEAALREGLPLRKSEHAFYLDWAVHSFRITNCGVQDTTQIHTHMCYSNFNDIIHSIIDMDADVITIENSRSDEKLLSVFHEGVKYGAGIGPGVYDIHSPRIPTTEEIADRINKMLAVLDTNILWVNPDCGLKTRKYTEVKPALTNMVSATKLIRTQLASAK from the exons CTTGGCATTGATACTGCCCCAGTGCTTATTGGACCAGTCTCCTACTTGTTGCTCTCTAAACCTGCCAAGGGTGTGGAGAAATCGTTCTCTCTTCTTTCACTTCTTGGTAGCATCCTTCCCATCTACAA GGAGGTTGTCATTGAGCTGAAGGCAGCCGGTGCTTCATGGATTCAATTTGATGAGCCTACCCTTGTTAAGGACCTTGATGCTCACGAATTGGCTGCATTCGCTTCAGCATATGCTGAACTAGAGTTAGCACTCTCTGGATTGAATGTGCTTATCGAGACATACTTTGCAGATATTCCTGCGGAATCCTACAA AACCCTCACATCCTTGAGTGGTGTGACTGCTTATGGTTTCGATCTTATCCGTGGGGCAAAGACACTTGATCTTATTAGGAGCAGCTTTCCCTCTGGAAAATACCTTTTTGCTGGAGTTGTAGATGGGCGGAACATTTGGGCTGATGATCTTGCTGCCTCTCTCAGCACTCTTCAGTCTCTTGAGGCTGTTGCTGGCAAGG ACAAGCTTGTGGTGTCAACCTCCTGCTCGCTGATGCACACTGCTGTTGATCTTGTTAACGAGGCTAAGCTCGATGATGAGATCAAATCATGGCTCGCATTTGCTGCCCAGAAGGTGGTTGAGGTTAATGCCCTTGCCAAGGCTTTGGCAGGTCAAAAGGACGAG GCTTACTTTGCAGCCAATGTTGCTGCTCTGGCCTCAAGGAAGTCATCACCTAGAGTGACAAATGAGGAGGTCCAGAAGGTG GTAGCTGCTTTGAAGGGCTCTGACCACCGCCGTGCTACCAATGTTTCTGCTAGATTAGATGCTCAGCAGAAAAAGCTCAACCTTGCTGTCCTTCCAACAACTACAATTGGTTCATTCCCTCAGACTATGGAGCTCAGGAGGGTCCGCCGTGAGTACAAGGCAAAGAA GATCTCTGAGGAGGAATACGTCAGTGCCATCAAGGAAGAAATCAGCAAGGTTGTCAAGATCCAAGAGGAGCTTGACATCGATGTGCTTGTGCATGGAGAGCCTGAG AGGAATGACATGGTTGAGTACTTTGGTGAGCAATTGTCTGGTTTTGCATTCACTGACAACGGATGGGTGCAATCTTATGGATCACGTTGTGTGAAGCCACCCATTATCTATGGTGATGTCGGCCGCCCCAACCCCATGACTGTCTTCTGGTCCAAGATGGCACAAAGCATGACCTCTCGCCCAATGAAGGGAATGTTGACTGGCCCGGCCACAATCCTCAACTGGTCATTTGTCAGGAACGACCAGCCGAG GTTTGAGACATGCTACCAAATAGCTCTTGCAATCAAAAAGGAGGTTGAGGATCTTGAGGCTGCTGGTATTCA GGTGATCCAGATCGATGAGGCGGCTCTAAGGGAGGGCTTGCCCCTGCGCAAGTCAGAGCATGCATTCTACCTGGACTGGGCTGTCCACTCTTTCAGAATCACCAACTGTGGGGTCCAGGACACCACTCAG ATCCACACACACATGTGCTACTCCAACTTCAACGATATCATCCACTCCATCATCGACATGGATGCCGATGTTATCACCATCGAGAATTCTCGTtctgatgaaaagctcctctcCGTATTCCATGAGGGTGTGAAGTACGGTGCTGGCATCGGCCCAGGTGTCTATGACATCCACTCTCCTAGGATCCCCACCACCGAGGAGATCGCTGACCGCATTAACAAGATGCTTGCTGTGCTTGACACCAACATCCTATGGGTGAACCCTGACTGTGGTCTCAAGACCCGCAAGTACACGGAGGTGAAGCCCGCCCTGACCAACATGGTTTCTGCCACCAAGCTCATCCGCACCCAGCTTGCCAGCGCGAAATGA
- the LOC120642072 gene encoding 5-methyltetrahydropteroyltriglutamate--homocysteine methyltransferase 1-like isoform X4, which translates to MTKCHFIVPELGPSTKFSYASHKAVSEYKEAKLGIDTAPVLIGPVSYLLLSKPAKGVEKSFSLLSLLGSILPIYKEVVIELKAAGASWIQFDEPTLVKDLDAHELAAFASAYAELELALSGLNVLIETYFADIPAESYKTLTSLSGVTAYGFDLIRGAKTLDLIRSSFPSGKYLFAGVVDGRNIWADDLAASLSTLQSLEAVAGKDKLVVSTSCSLMHTAVDLVNEAKLDDEIKSWLAFAAQKVVEVNALAKALAGQKDEAYFAANVAALASRKSSPRVTNEEVQKVVAALKGSDHRRATNVSARLDAQQKKLNLAVLPTTTIGSFPQTMELRRVRREYKAKKISEEEYVSAIKEEISKVVKIQEELDIDVLVHGEPERNDMVEYFGEQLSGFAFTDNGWVQSYGSRCVKPPIIYGDVGRPNPMTVFWSKMAQSMTSRPMKGMLTGPATILNWSFVRNDQPRFETCYQIALAIKKEVEDLEAAGIQVIQIDEAALREGLPLRKSEHAFYLDWAVHSFRITNCGVQDTTQIHTHMCYSNFNDIIHSIIDMDADVITIENSRSDEKLLSVFHEGVKYGAGIGPGVYDIHSPRIPTTEEIADRINKMLAVLDTNILWVNPDCGLKTRKYTEVKPALTNMVSATKLIRTQLASAK; encoded by the exons CTTGGCATTGATACTGCCCCAGTGCTTATTGGACCAGTCTCCTACTTGTTGCTCTCTAAACCTGCCAAGGGTGTGGAGAAATCGTTCTCTCTTCTTTCACTTCTTGGTAGCATCCTTCCCATCTACAA GGAGGTTGTCATTGAGCTGAAGGCAGCCGGTGCTTCATGGATTCAATTTGATGAGCCTACCCTTGTTAAGGACCTTGATGCTCACGAATTGGCTGCATTCGCTTCAGCATATGCTGAACTAGAGTTAGCACTCTCTGGATTGAATGTGCTTATCGAGACATACTTTGCAGATATTCCTGCGGAATCCTACAA AACCCTCACATCCTTGAGTGGTGTGACTGCTTATGGTTTCGATCTTATCCGTGGGGCAAAGACACTTGATCTTATTAGGAGCAGCTTTCCCTCTGGAAAATACCTTTTTGCTGGAGTTGTAGATGGGCGGAACATTTGGGCTGATGATCTTGCTGCCTCTCTCAGCACTCTTCAGTCTCTTGAGGCTGTTGCTGGCAAGG ACAAGCTTGTGGTGTCAACCTCCTGCTCGCTGATGCACACTGCTGTTGATCTTGTTAACGAGGCTAAGCTCGATGATGAGATCAAATCATGGCTCGCATTTGCTGCCCAGAAGGTGGTTGAGGTTAATGCCCTTGCCAAGGCTTTGGCAGGTCAAAAGGACGAG GCTTACTTTGCAGCCAATGTTGCTGCTCTGGCCTCAAGGAAGTCATCACCTAGAGTGACAAATGAGGAGGTCCAGAAGGTG GTAGCTGCTTTGAAGGGCTCTGACCACCGCCGTGCTACCAATGTTTCTGCTAGATTAGATGCTCAGCAGAAAAAGCTCAACCTTGCTGTCCTTCCAACAACTACAATTGGTTCATTCCCTCAGACTATGGAGCTCAGGAGGGTCCGCCGTGAGTACAAGGCAAAGAA GATCTCTGAGGAGGAATACGTCAGTGCCATCAAGGAAGAAATCAGCAAGGTTGTCAAGATCCAAGAGGAGCTTGACATCGATGTGCTTGTGCATGGAGAGCCTGAG AGGAATGACATGGTTGAGTACTTTGGTGAGCAATTGTCTGGTTTTGCATTCACTGACAACGGATGGGTGCAATCTTATGGATCACGTTGTGTGAAGCCACCCATTATCTATGGTGATGTCGGCCGCCCCAACCCCATGACTGTCTTCTGGTCCAAGATGGCACAAAGCATGACCTCTCGCCCAATGAAGGGAATGTTGACTGGCCCGGCCACAATCCTCAACTGGTCATTTGTCAGGAACGACCAGCCGAG GTTTGAGACATGCTACCAAATAGCTCTTGCAATCAAAAAGGAGGTTGAGGATCTTGAGGCTGCTGGTATTCA GGTGATCCAGATCGATGAGGCGGCTCTAAGGGAGGGCTTGCCCCTGCGCAAGTCAGAGCATGCATTCTACCTGGACTGGGCTGTCCACTCTTTCAGAATCACCAACTGTGGGGTCCAGGACACCACTCAG ATCCACACACACATGTGCTACTCCAACTTCAACGATATCATCCACTCCATCATCGACATGGATGCCGATGTTATCACCATCGAGAATTCTCGTtctgatgaaaagctcctctcCGTATTCCATGAGGGTGTGAAGTACGGTGCTGGCATCGGCCCAGGTGTCTATGACATCCACTCTCCTAGGATCCCCACCACCGAGGAGATCGCTGACCGCATTAACAAGATGCTTGCTGTGCTTGACACCAACATCCTATGGGTGAACCCTGACTGTGGTCTCAAGACCCGCAAGTACACGGAGGTGAAGCCCGCCCTGACCAACATGGTTTCTGCCACCAAGCTCATCCGCACCCAGCTTGCCAGCGCGAAATGA
- the LOC120642072 gene encoding 5-methyltetrahydropteroyltriglutamate--homocysteine methyltransferase 1-like isoform X3, producing the protein MTKCHFIVPELGPSTKFSYASHKAVSEYKEAKVLGIDTAPVLIGPVSYLLLSKPAKGVEKSFSLLSLLGSILPIYKEVVIELKAAGASWIQFDEPTLVKDLDAHELAAFASAYAELELALSGLNVLIETYFADIPAESYKTLTSLSGVTAYGFDLIRGAKTLDLIRSSFPSGKYLFAGVVDGRNIWADDLAASLSTLQSLEAVAGKDKLVVSTSCSLMHTAVDLVNEAKLDDEIKSWLAFAAQKVVEVNALAKALAGQKDEAYFAANVAALASRKSSPRVTNEEVQKVVAALKGSDHRRATNVSARLDAQQKKLNLAVLPTTTIGSFPQTMELRRVRREYKAKKISEEEYVSAIKEEISKVVKIQEELDIDVLVHGEPERNDMVEYFGEQLSGFAFTDNGWVQSYGSRCVKPPIIYGDVGRPNPMTVFWSKMAQSMTSRPMKGMLTGPATILNWSFVRNDQPRFETCYQIALAIKKEVEDLEAAGIQVIQIDEAALREGLPLRKSEHAFYLDWAVHSFRITNCGVQDTTQIHTHMCYSNFNDIIHSIIDMDADVITIENSRSDEKLLSVFHEGVKYGAGIGPGVYDIHSPRIPTTEEIADRINKMLAVLDTNILWVNPDCGLKTRKYTEVKPALTNMVSATKLIRTQLASAK; encoded by the exons CTTGGCATTGATACTGCCCCAGTGCTTATTGGACCAGTCTCCTACTTGTTGCTCTCTAAACCTGCCAAGGGTGTGGAGAAATCGTTCTCTCTTCTTTCACTTCTTGGTAGCATCCTTCCCATCTACAA GGAGGTTGTCATTGAGCTGAAGGCAGCCGGTGCTTCATGGATTCAATTTGATGAGCCTACCCTTGTTAAGGACCTTGATGCTCACGAATTGGCTGCATTCGCTTCAGCATATGCTGAACTAGAGTTAGCACTCTCTGGATTGAATGTGCTTATCGAGACATACTTTGCAGATATTCCTGCGGAATCCTACAA AACCCTCACATCCTTGAGTGGTGTGACTGCTTATGGTTTCGATCTTATCCGTGGGGCAAAGACACTTGATCTTATTAGGAGCAGCTTTCCCTCTGGAAAATACCTTTTTGCTGGAGTTGTAGATGGGCGGAACATTTGGGCTGATGATCTTGCTGCCTCTCTCAGCACTCTTCAGTCTCTTGAGGCTGTTGCTGGCAAGG ACAAGCTTGTGGTGTCAACCTCCTGCTCGCTGATGCACACTGCTGTTGATCTTGTTAACGAGGCTAAGCTCGATGATGAGATCAAATCATGGCTCGCATTTGCTGCCCAGAAGGTGGTTGAGGTTAATGCCCTTGCCAAGGCTTTGGCAGGTCAAAAGGACGAG GCTTACTTTGCAGCCAATGTTGCTGCTCTGGCCTCAAGGAAGTCATCACCTAGAGTGACAAATGAGGAGGTCCAGAAGGTG GTAGCTGCTTTGAAGGGCTCTGACCACCGCCGTGCTACCAATGTTTCTGCTAGATTAGATGCTCAGCAGAAAAAGCTCAACCTTGCTGTCCTTCCAACAACTACAATTGGTTCATTCCCTCAGACTATGGAGCTCAGGAGGGTCCGCCGTGAGTACAAGGCAAAGAA GATCTCTGAGGAGGAATACGTCAGTGCCATCAAGGAAGAAATCAGCAAGGTTGTCAAGATCCAAGAGGAGCTTGACATCGATGTGCTTGTGCATGGAGAGCCTGAG AGGAATGACATGGTTGAGTACTTTGGTGAGCAATTGTCTGGTTTTGCATTCACTGACAACGGATGGGTGCAATCTTATGGATCACGTTGTGTGAAGCCACCCATTATCTATGGTGATGTCGGCCGCCCCAACCCCATGACTGTCTTCTGGTCCAAGATGGCACAAAGCATGACCTCTCGCCCAATGAAGGGAATGTTGACTGGCCCGGCCACAATCCTCAACTGGTCATTTGTCAGGAACGACCAGCCGAG GTTTGAGACATGCTACCAAATAGCTCTTGCAATCAAAAAGGAGGTTGAGGATCTTGAGGCTGCTGGTATTCA GGTGATCCAGATCGATGAGGCGGCTCTAAGGGAGGGCTTGCCCCTGCGCAAGTCAGAGCATGCATTCTACCTGGACTGGGCTGTCCACTCTTTCAGAATCACCAACTGTGGGGTCCAGGACACCACTCAG ATCCACACACACATGTGCTACTCCAACTTCAACGATATCATCCACTCCATCATCGACATGGATGCCGATGTTATCACCATCGAGAATTCTCGTtctgatgaaaagctcctctcCGTATTCCATGAGGGTGTGAAGTACGGTGCTGGCATCGGCCCAGGTGTCTATGACATCCACTCTCCTAGGATCCCCACCACCGAGGAGATCGCTGACCGCATTAACAAGATGCTTGCTGTGCTTGACACCAACATCCTATGGGTGAACCCTGACTGTGGTCTCAAGACCCGCAAGTACACGGAGGTGAAGCCCGCCCTGACCAACATGGTTTCTGCCACCAAGCTCATCCGCACCCAGCTTGCCAGCGCGAAATGA
- the LOC120643155 gene encoding indole-3-acetic acid-induced protein ARG7-like codes for MCRVAITIPSLVCLRRAVRRWRSRSRTAAARAASSRSGKNNGDATVPAGHVAVCVGGTGGGEGEGSTGPRRFVVRLAHLTHPAFLELLRQAEEEYGFPAASGPIALPCDEDHFLDVLHRVSSASPASSCCCGPAVSRRGRGDARPLLQGMAVEKLVW; via the coding sequence ATGTGCAGGGTCGCCATCACGATCCCGTCGCTCGTCTGCCTGCGCCGCgccgtgcggcggtggcggtcccgctcccgcaccgccgccgcgcgggccgcctCCTCGCGCTCCGGCAAGAATAATGGAGACGCCACGGTGCCGGCGGGCCACGTGGCGGTGTGCGTGgggggcaccggcggcggcgaaggcgaaggCTCGACGGGGCCGAGGCGGTTCGTGGTGCGGCTGGCGCACCTCACCCACCCGGCGTTCCTGGAGCTGCTgcggcaggcggaggaggagtACGGCTTCCCGGCCGCGTCCGGCCCCATCGCGCTCCCCTGCGACGAGGACCACTTCCTCGACGTCCTCCACCGCGTGTCCTCGGCCTCACCGGCCTCCTCGTGCTGCTGCGGGCCGGCCGTctcgcggcgcgggcgcggcgacgCGCGGCCGCTGCTGCAGGGGATGGCCGTCGAGAAGCTCGTCTGGTGA